The Saprospiraceae bacterium genomic interval CCTGTGGATTTGGAATGATTGCATTTGTTTTAAATTCCTGTGATTCCCGTCATGTGCCCCGCACCATTCCTGACAGTACACCCCCAAAAATTTCAGTTCGGCTTATTGGCGAACATTTCAGCCAAACATACACAATTGAAGGCGTTACTATCGAGCCAACTCCGCCAGAAATTACACCGGATGTGAACCCAGGTAAAACATACCGGGCTATCATTACAGCAAGTGATACCGTTGGACTTTTTAATTTAAGGGTTGGACTTCACAGAGAATTTTTTGAAATTACCGATGCTACTGCTGCTGCCGGCGTTTTATCCAGTTTGGTGATAGGAAATGACAATGTCTTGGATGTAACCTTACCAATCAGTCCAGCCAAAACCAGCACTATTTTGACATTCACCATTAAGGCCAAACCAATGACTCCCGGTACCCTGGCTCCTTTTTTAGGCATGAATGTAATTGCCACAGATTTCGGTGAAGCCGGTAGAAGTTCAAATGTTTCAGGATATACGATTCCAATTGCATATTTTGCAGAATAAATGATTAGAAAAGGTCAACATTTTATTTCGATAATGGACCGAACATGCTTTACTTTGTTTCTATTCATGGTTAGTTGAAACGATGTGGATTTGGGTTTGGATTTAAATCAGATCAATATTGGCAGCGATTGTAATTAAAGCCGATTAAAAACTGGGTTTTGCAAGAACCAATCTCCAATCAGAACGATCTTCTAATTTATTTTTGAAACAAAATGAGATTCGCTTAGATATTGACTTTTGTCGTTTTTTTTGCGATTTATAAAATCGAAATTCCATTGGATTTTAATTTTAAAATAAACTCCTGTCTCCCGGTATCTAAAAAATTTCGCGAATCGGGCATACATTACTTTTCGGATGCTTGCGAATTTGTCAAAAACATCCCCTATGGTCGCAACAAGAATAAATTTGAATTCCTTTCTGTTTTTACAGAGAATTCCGGAACCTGCAGTACAAAGCATGCCTTGCTTAAACAACTATCCACAGAAAATGGAGAAGATGCAGTAAAACTCATTCTGGGAGTTTATAAAATGTCAAAAGAAAACACCGGTGAGGTGGGAAAGGTGCTGATGGAGTTTAAACTCAATTATATCCCGGAAGCTCATAATTATTTGAAGATAGGAGGAAATATTGTGGACTGCACAAATCCTTATTTCTCCACCCAAAACTATGCGGAAGATATTTTGTTAGAAATTGAAATTGAACCTTATCAAATTACAGAATTTAAAGTTAACTTTCATAAAAATTTTCTCAAACAATGGCTTTTAACCACTCCGGATATTCCTTATAATCCGGAAGAATTATGGATCATCAGGGAAAAGTGTATTTTGAGTTTAGCTTCAACGTAAGTGCTTTGGTTTCACTTGAGGCAACATTTTTACAGATTAAAAAATATTTTAAATACAAGTAGTTTAAGAATAAGACCCATTGGCACATTTTGGTTTGATCGGTAAATCATTGAAACACTCTTTTTCGAAAACCTATTTTGAATCAAAGTGGGCAAGAGAAAATATCTTCGGTCATGAATATACCCTATATGAACTTGAAAATGAATCCGCCTTGGATGATTTTCTAAAACGAGAACAAAATCTTCACGGACTGAATGTTACGATCCCTTATAAAACCAGCATCATTAAATACATCCATGAACTCACTGAAACCGGTATGGACATCCAGGCAGTGAATTGCCTTCGTAAAATGGATGGGGCCTGGATTGGACACAACACTGATGCCGATGCATTTTTACTAAGTTTAGAAAATTTCTTACCATCTGAATTTCCCCACAAAGCTTTGGTTTTGGGCAGTGGTGGGGCTTCTCAAGCCGTTAGACATGCACTAAAAATCAAGGGAATTGGATTTCAGGTAGTCTCTTCCTCAGGCAAGGGATTGAGTTATGAACACCTGCGGTTAAATTGGGATCCAGCCTGGAAACTCATTATCAATACCAGCCCATTGGGCATGTTTCCCGATGTCGATGCATGTCCTGATCTCCCTTACGACCGGTTTGACGAAAGTTTCTACCTCATGGATTTGGTCTATAATCCTGAAAAAACCCTATTTTTGACTCTGGGAGCAGAAAGAGCTTGCCATATTAAGAACGGCCTGGAAATGCTGCACCTGCAAGCGGAATTATCCTGGTTATTCTGGAACCAATAAATCAACTATGGAAGAAACTGACGAGCCTCATTTGGACTTTAGCAATACGGAGATAGCCTTTTCCCATAAGTCAGACAGAGAACTCCGCAAGACCTACTGGCTGTTTAAATTTATGAACAAACCCAAAGTGGTCAGCGTTGGAAATTTTTTGGGCAACCTTGCTGCAAAATTTCCCTTTCATCTTTTTGACCCGCTTATTCGAGAAACTATTTTCTATCAGTTTTGTGGAGGAACCAGCTTATTGGAATGTCAAAAAGTGGTCGATAAACTCCATTTCAAAAATGCGCTCACTATTCTCGATTTTGGTGTCGAAGCCAAAGAAACGGAAGACGATTTCAACAAGACGCTCGAAGAAAATCTACGCGCCATTGAATTCGCAGCATCGAATCCCAATGTACCTGGAATCAGTACCAAACTTACCGGTTACATACCTTTCTCTGTGCTGGAAAAATTGCATTCGGGTGATCCTTTAAATGCCCACGATCAAATTGCCTGGGAACGACTCGAGGAGCGATTTGTAGAGCTTTGCAACAAAGCACTTGAACATGGAGTTTCTCTTTTCATAGATGCAGAAGAATCCTGGATACAAAATCCAATTGACCAGTTGGTAGATAAATATATGGTCCTTTACAATAAAGAAAAGCCGATTATATATAATACTTTCCAGATGTACAGGAAGGGTAAGCTCGATTATTTGAAAGCAAGTTTTGAAGATGCTCGTTCTAAAAATTATATCCTGGGAGCTAAAATTGTGAGAGGTGCCTATATGGAAAAAGAAAGGCATCGTGCAAAGGAATTGGGCTATGAAGATCCAATCATGCCAAACAAAGAACAAACTGATATACAATACGATGATTCTATAAGATTTTGCATAGATCATCACGAACAAATCAGTTTGTGCAACAGCAGCCATAATAAAAAGAGTACATTACTCCAAACTGAACTGATGACGCAAAGGAACATCGCAAAGGATCACCCTTTTCTCAACTTTTGTCAATTGCTGGGGATGAGCGATAACCTGACTTTTAATCTTGCTTCCCAGGGTTATTGCGTTGCTAAATATGTCCCCTATGGTCCGGTAAAGGAAATTATTCCTTATCTGACACGCAGAGCTAAGGAAAACACCAGTATCACCGGCGATATGAGCAGGGAATTAGGCTTGTTGCACACCGAAATGCTCAGACGTGGATTATTGAATAATTGATTAAATTTGCCCTGGCCTTATCTTTTTGAAAAACTTATTATTGTAAATCAACTGAATCTTTCCTTATGAAAAAACTCGGATTATTTGTTTGTCTGTTATTCGTTTGTTCCATTTCCAATGCTCAAAAAGTATATGCCTGGTGGGATGCCGGAGTAAAGCTCGGTTATGGCCTTACCGGTTTTCTGAATTCCAATATACTCGACGACAGTAAATACGATTATAAATTGAGCACAGGATATTCATTAGGGGGCAAATTTGGGATGTTCTTTGGTTTGTATAATGGATTTACCATTGAAGCAAATCTTGCCTCTTACAACCAGGAATTTGAATATTCCAGAAATAACACCCAACTCATTCATGAAATCAACTGGAAAAACCTGGATCTGGCCCTTTTATATCGCAACCAAAGAAATGGTGTGTATGTGGAGTTAGGCCCCATGCTATCGCTTATAAACAAAGTAAACCAGTATGATCCTGCCGATCCGGAAAAAACAGATGTTAAAAAATACTACGAAAAAAATTATATCTCTGGTGTGTTTGGAGTCGGTGGATATATCTTCAACTACGAGAACTTCACAACGATGCTAGGCATTAGACTGGGATATGGCTTCACAGATATGGTCAATGATGAAGGCAAAGCAGCCGGATTCCCCAATCCTTCATCAGCAAGTCAACCCTATGCTTCAGAAAAAAGCACCAATGCTGCATTTGTCCAGTTAAATCTCGAATTCAATTTTGCTCTGGGATACTATGGAAGATCTTCCTGTAGCAAGCGAGCTTCCTTGTTCAAAATGTAAACAAGCTTCGCAAGTTTTCCGGATTATAGCAAAATGGAAAATAAAGATCCTGTCAGGTTTTTATAAAAACTCTGATTGGCAATTGATGCTGAAAGCCCTACTGGAATTCCCGGCGAACCCAGTGCCTACTCAGTGATCTCTGCGGTTCAATTCGCGACATTTACTTTTTTTGTATTTCCCGAAATCTCCAACCCTATTTTTTGGTTGAAGTTTCCTCATTTTTTTTTAACCGAGGAGCTCGCGAAGGAGGCGCGGAGACCTCAGGGAATATCCGTTTCCCCAAAATCCTTTTTTGCCCATTGACAGTAAAATTATCAATAAATGAAGCTGGGCTCCAGCAGACTTGGTTACCCAGATTGTATGCATGGTGAACTGATGAACCCAGAAACTCCGGTTTTTCAGTCTCAGGCAACCAACCTGGCCCAAATCAGAGCCCCGGTTATGCAGCCGCAACAGATAATTGGGGGCCAAAAGGTTAAACAAGCCATGATTACGAACATCGAGCCAAAAATGATGAGGTAAATATGAAGGACTCCTTTAAAAATAGCGGTATCGATCTGGTTTTTCATCAGGAACCAAAGCAGAAATCCTCCAAATAAACAAATCAAAGTGAAGCAGGAACTCAAGGCAGTAAATATTTCAGAATACGTTCTGAAGATCCCGCCTCCAAGATCCATCTGATAAGTGCTTGTGATTTCAATAAGTTGTTTTTCCTGGTCGTTTTGGGGTTGTGGTTTGCTCACAAAGCTCAGGGAATGAAAAACAGCGGTCAGGATCAGAAAAAAAACTGCTGCTCTCAAAGCCAGTTTAAAATTTTTGGAAATCATGGTGGTGTTGTTAGTTTGTTTCCAAAGATAACAAAGAAATTGGTTTCTAAGCGGTCCTGAAATTCTCAATTAAAATTTCAAGCAAAATATTGAATCAACTTTGTCTTGAGCTTATCAAAAGATACAGAACAAAATGCCAATCCATATTACGAGCATTCATGCATGATCCCCTGTATTGAAAAATTTCCTAACGATCGTTAGTTGTTCATGGCATCAATTCCCGGAAGCACTTTCCCTTCGAGCATTTCCAACATTGCTCCACCCCCGGTAGATACAAAGCTGACCTGGTCCGCTAACTTAAATTTTTTTACCGCCGACACAGAGTCTCCACCACCTACCAGCGAGTAAGCGCCATTGGTACTTGCTTCAGCGATAGCCAGAGCGATCTCCCGGGTCCCTGTTTCGAATGCAGGTTTTTCAAATACGCCCATGGGTCCGTTCCAGATAAGCGTCTTCGAATTTAATATCTCATCCCTGTAGCGTTCGATGGTTTGGGGTCCTATATCGAGTCCCATTTGGTTTTCCGGCACGTTTTGGTCTGTACATAACATTGCCGGGCCCTGATCATCAAAACTGTGGGCTGCGAGGTGATCTACCGGAAGCAACAACTTCACATTTTTAGCCCGGGCTTTTTGAATCAGGTCGAGAGCCAATTCAAGTTTATCTGTTTCACAAAGTGAATGGCCAATTTCGTAGCCTTGTGCTTTTAATAAAGTATATGCCATTCCGCCTCCAATTAAAATAGCATCGCAGAATTCCATAAGATTGGATATAAGCAAGATCTTATCTGAAACTTTAGCACCACCCAAAATTGCGGTACATGGCTTTACCGGATTCTCGAGCACTCTTTTGCCATTTTCCACCTCGCGCTGCATGAGAAATCCAAATGCTTTGTGGTTTTTATCGAAATAGCGGGCTATGGTTGCGGTACTTGCATGTTCCCTATGGGCAGCTCCAAAAGCATCGTTGATGTAAAACTCGCCCAGAGCTGCAAGCTGTTGAGCAAACTCCGCCTGTCCTTTTTCTTCTTGTTTATTAAATCGCGTGTTCTCGAGCAGGAGAATTTCTCCGGTTTCCAATGCATTCCTTTTATCAATGCTGTCGGGTCCGCCACAATCGGTGGAAAACAAGACCCTGACATTGAGCATTTCTTCCAGTTTTTTTGAAATAGGCTTCAACGAAAATTTTGCAAAGTTGATTTGACCATCTGGCAGTAATTCTTTTAAAGGCCTTCCCAGATGAGACATGATGATCACCCTGGCTCTTTGATCGATTAAATATTTTATCGTATCCAGTGACTTTGCAATTCTTGTATCATCCTGAATAATCCCTTCTTTTATGGGTACATTAAAGTCTACCCGCAGCAAAACATATTTGCCAGACAATTCCAAATTCTTCACTTCAACTTCAATTAATGGTGAGCAAATTTAATACACAAGTCTGCAAGCCTCGCCGAATAGCCAGCTTCATTATCATACCAGGCCACTACCTTCAGGTATCCGTCTTTGTAATTTGTAAGAGGTGCATCAAAAATAGCACTGTGTGTATTTCCTATAATATCGGTGGAGACCAAAGGTTTTTCAGAATATTCGAGTATGCCCTTGAGTCTGTTGTTAGCCTCCTCTCTAAACATTTGATTTACAGCGTCTGCATCAGCAGGTTTTTGCAGCTTGCATACCAGTTCGATCAAAGACCCGGTAATGATAGGCACCCGGTAAGATGACGCCATCAGTTTCCCCTTTATAGCCGGGTAAACGGCTTCCACTGCAGATCCGGCTCCGGTGCTGGTGGGGATGATATTCATCGATGCTGCTCTGGCCCTTCTTAAATCCTTATGTGGCGCATCCTGTAGTCTTTGGTCCTGGGTAAAAGCATGGATGGTATTCATGCTGGCAAATTCAATTCCGAAATTTTCGTGGATCGCTTTCAATACCACCGCAAGGCAGTTGGTCGTGCAAGATGCATTGGAAATTACGAATTCCCCACCAGGTAAAACCCCGTCGTTGACGGTAGTCACGAAGGTGGGTATATCGGAGTCTTTGGGAGGTGCAGATAAGATCACTTTTTTTGCCCCCGCATCGATGTGCATACTGGCGGCTTCCCTGGTGAGATAGATCCCCGTACATTCCAGGACCAAATCAATTTGAAGTTCTTTCCAGGGCAGATTTCTGGGATCTTTCTGGTTAAACGTCAGTAATTCTTTGCCATCAACCAAGATAGCCTTTTCATTAAAACCCACGTTTTTTTGAAATCTTCTTTGTGCAGTATCGAACTCCAATAAATGAGCTAAAGTGGGTATATCGGTGAGATCATTGATTGCAACGACCTCAATTTCAGGCCTGGAAGATAGAAAACGGTAAGTTAACCGTCCGATTCTCCCAAATCCGTTGATGGCGATTCTTTTCATAATTTGTTACTTAGCTGCAAAATAAATAGAAAATGGCCGCAAATGTTCAGTGAATTTAGAAACTGCTTTATATTTGCACCTCTTTTGACGGCCCGTTCGTCTAGGGGTTAGGACACAAGATTTTCATTCTTGGAACAGGGGTTCGATTCCCCTACGGGCTACATTACTTTCCCCTACGGGCTACATCAGATTTATCATTCCCGCCCAACTTTCATTTCCATATCAATTTATTTCCATTCCGATACTGGGGTTCCCTACCTGACTGCGTTAACCTCTGTCTTTGTTTCATAACCCGGTTGCAGTCACGCAGGCAGGGATTCCCCTACGGGCTACATTACTTACCCCTACGGGCTACATCAGATTTATCATTCCCGCTCAACTTTCATTTCCATATCAATTTATTTCCATTCCGATACTGGGGTTCCCTACCTGACTGCGTTAACCTCTGTCTTTGTTTCATAACCCGGTTGCAGTCACGCAGGCAGGGATTCCCCTACAGGCTACATTACTTTCCCCTACGGGCTACATCAGATTTATCATTCCCGCTCAACTTTCATTTCCATATCAATTTATTTCCATTCCGATACTGGGGTTCCCTGCCTGACTGCGTTAACCTCTGTCTTTGTTTCATAACCCGGTTGCAGTCACGCAGGCAGGGATTCCCCTACGGGCTACATTACTTTCCCCTACGGGCTACATCAGATTTATCATTCCCGCCCAACTTTCATTTCCATATCAATTTATTTCCATTCCGATACTGGGGTTCCCTACCTGACTGCGTTAACCTCTGTCTTTGTTTCATAACCCGGTTGCAGTCACGCAGGCAGGGATTCCCCTACGGGCTACATTACTTACCCCTACGGGCTACATCAGATTTATCATTCCCGCTCAACTTTCATTTCCATATCAATTTATTTCCATTCCGATACTGGGGTTCCCTACCTGACTGCGTTAACCTCTGTCTTTGTTTCATAACCCGGTTGCAGTCACGCAGGCAGGGATTCCCCTACAGGCTACATTACTTTCCCCTACGGGCTACATCAGATTTATCATTCCCGCTCAACTTTCATTTCCATATCAATTTATTTCCATTCCGATACTGGGGTTCCCTGCCTGACTGCGTTAACCTCTGTCTTTGTTTCATAACCCGGTTGCAGTCACGCAGGCAGGGATTCCCCTACGGGCTACATTACTTTCCCCTACGGGATACATCAGATTTATCATTCCCGCTCATTTCATTTCCATATCAATTTATTTCCATTCCGATACTGGGGTTCCCTGCCTGACTGCGTTAACCTCTGTCTTTGTTTCATAACCCGGTTGCAGTCACGCAGGCAGGGATTCCCCTACGGGCTACATTACTTTCCCCTACGGGCTACATCAGATTTATCATTCCCGCCCAACTTTCATTTCCATATCAATTTATTTCCATTCCGATACTGGGGTTCCCTGCCTGACTGCGTTAACCTCTGTCTTTGTTTCATAACCCGTTTGCAGTCACGCAGGCAGGGATTCCCCTGCGGGCTACATTACTTTCCCCTACGGGCTACATCAGATTTATCATTCCCGCCCAACTTTCATTTCCATATCAATTTATTTCCATTCCGATACTGGGGTTCCCTGCCTGACTGCGTTAACCTCTGTCTTTGTTTCATAACCCGTTTGCAGTCACGCAGGCAGGGATTCCCCTACGGGCTACATTAGTTTCCCCTACGGGCTACTTCAGATTTATCATTCCCGCTCAACTTTCATATCCATATCAATTTATTTCCATTCCGATACTGGGGTTCCCTGCCTGACTGTGTTAACTTCTGTCTTTGTTTCATAACCCGGTTGCAGTCACGCAGGCAGGGATTCCCCTACGGGCTACATTACTTTCCCCTACGGGCTACATCAGATTTATCATTCCCGCCCAACTTTCATTTCCATATCAATTTATTTCCATTCCGATACTGGGGTTCCCTGCCTGACTGCGTTAACCTCTGTCTTTGTTTCATAACCCGTTTGCAGTCACGCAGGCAGGGATTCCCCTACGGGCTACTTAATAAACCTGCGCAAGTGCGGCTGCTTTTCCAATGAAACGGCTTAATTATCTAAGAACTGAAAATTTATTCTGATCTCTTTATTCATCATTTCGTTTCGCTCTAATAAAAATTATCGCTTATTCAATCAATGATCTATCGAAAATCCGACTAGATTCAATTGTAAATCATTTAAAATAAAGAATTTTACAGCTATTAACTACTTTATTTTGAGGTTGAAAGTTGTTGTATATGTGCTTAGAAGCAAGGCTGATAATGCTCGTTATGTTGGTATGACAACTGATTTGAATCGCCGTTTGGCCGAACACAACGATGGAAAAAATCGATACACTAAAGGACACATTCCTTGGAAAATAGTTTACTCTGAAAATTGTGAGAATTGGGAATTAGGAAGAAGAAAAGAAAAATATTACAAAACTTCTGCTGGTCGAAATTACATTAATAAGATATTAGCAAACCAAAAGAATGATGTGTTCCCTGCCTGACTGCGTCTAAAAATTCCATACAATAAATCTTTTGTTGCAGTCACGCAGGCAGGGATTCCCCTACGGGCTACATTACTTTCCCCTACGGGCTACATCAGATTTATCATTCCCGCCCAACTTTAATGGTTTTTTCCAAATTATAACCAGTACGGGTTTTAGGGCTACTTACATAATGAGCCCTGGAAAAGAGGAGTTGATAGTCATTATCAAAATATAGAAGCTTATAGTTTCCCGTCTAACTTCAGGTTTGTTCTTTGTAATTTTACCAAACAATAGCCAACTACTAAGTTAGACCTTATTAAAAAATCAAAAAAAATCAAAAATTATGACTGGACAACGTAAGAACCCTTTCACCTGGGTGGAAATTTATGTAAATGACATGAGCCGTGCTCAACAATTCTATGAAACTATTTTAGACATGAAAATGACTGAACTTCCCATGCCCGAAGGAATGGCGGAAATGCAAATGTTGAGTTTTCCCTGGGCTGAAGGAGAGAAAAATATCAGCGGTGCCCTGGTAAAAATGAAAGATATGAAACCCGGAACTGGCGGAACATTGGTTTACTTCGCCTGCGATGATTGTGCCCTGGAAGAAAGTAGGGTTGAAAAAGCTGGCGGAAAAGTATTTCAAACAAAAATGGCCATAGGTGATTATGGTTTTTGTTCCATTATTTCCGACTCCGAAGGGAATACAATCGGATTACATTCTATGAAATAAATCAATAAAAAATTTAATTATGAAACTAGGAGCATTTTCAATCAGCCTTGCTGTAAAAGATATCCATAAATCTGTAGAATTTTACAAAAAATTAGGGTTTACAGAAAAAGGAGGAAACATTGATCAAAACTGGGTTGTACTCAAAAATGAAAACGCAGTTATTGGACTTTTTCAGGGAATGTTTGAAAACAACATCATCACGTTTAACCCGGGTTGGGATGCTCATGCACAAAACTTAGAAGAGTTTGATGATGTTAGAACCATTCAAAAACAACTCAAGACAGCCGGGCTTACTTTAGAAAGAGAATCAGACGAAACCACTGTCGGCCCGGAATATTTAACATTGACCGATCCTGATGGTAATAACATCTTGATAGACCAACATCGATGAT includes:
- a CDS encoding VOC family protein, which encodes MKLGAFSISLAVKDIHKSVEFYKKLGFTEKGGNIDQNWVVLKNENAVIGLFQGMFENNIITFNPGWDAHAQNLEEFDDVRTIQKQLKTAGLTLERESDETTVGPEYLTLTDPDGNNILIDQHR
- a CDS encoding proline dehydrogenase family protein, with amino-acid sequence MNKPKVVSVGNFLGNLAAKFPFHLFDPLIRETIFYQFCGGTSLLECQKVVDKLHFKNALTILDFGVEAKETEDDFNKTLEENLRAIEFAASNPNVPGISTKLTGYIPFSVLEKLHSGDPLNAHDQIAWERLEERFVELCNKALEHGVSLFIDAEESWIQNPIDQLVDKYMVLYNKEKPIIYNTFQMYRKGKLDYLKASFEDARSKNYILGAKIVRGAYMEKERHRAKELGYEDPIMPNKEQTDIQYDDSIRFCIDHHEQISLCNSSHNKKSTLLQTELMTQRNIAKDHPFLNFCQLLGMSDNLTFNLASQGYCVAKYVPYGPVKEIIPYLTRRAKENTSITGDMSRELGLLHTEMLRRGLLNN
- a CDS encoding phosphoglycerate kinase; the encoded protein is MKNLELSGKYVLLRVDFNVPIKEGIIQDDTRIAKSLDTIKYLIDQRARVIIMSHLGRPLKELLPDGQINFAKFSLKPISKKLEEMLNVRVLFSTDCGGPDSIDKRNALETGEILLLENTRFNKQEEKGQAEFAQQLAALGEFYINDAFGAAHREHASTATIARYFDKNHKAFGFLMQREVENGKRVLENPVKPCTAILGGAKVSDKILLISNLMEFCDAILIGGGMAYTLLKAQGYEIGHSLCETDKLELALDLIQKARAKNVKLLLPVDHLAAHSFDDQGPAMLCTDQNVPENQMGLDIGPQTIERYRDEILNSKTLIWNGPMGVFEKPAFETGTREIALAIAEASTNGAYSLVGGGDSVSAVKKFKLADQVSFVSTGGGAMLEMLEGKVLPGIDAMNN
- the gap gene encoding type I glyceraldehyde-3-phosphate dehydrogenase, translating into MKRIAINGFGRIGRLTYRFLSSRPEIEVVAINDLTDIPTLAHLLEFDTAQRRFQKNVGFNEKAILVDGKELLTFNQKDPRNLPWKELQIDLVLECTGIYLTREAASMHIDAGAKKVILSAPPKDSDIPTFVTTVNDGVLPGGEFVISNASCTTNCLAVVLKAIHENFGIEFASMNTIHAFTQDQRLQDAPHKDLRRARAASMNIIPTSTGAGSAVEAVYPAIKGKLMASSYRVPIITGSLIELVCKLQKPADADAVNQMFREEANNRLKGILEYSEKPLVSTDIIGNTHSAIFDAPLTNYKDGYLKVVAWYDNEAGYSARLADLCIKFAHH
- a CDS encoding GIY-YIG nuclease family protein; its protein translation is MKVVVYVLRSKADNARYVGMTTDLNRRLAEHNDGKNRYTKGHIPWKIVYSENCENWELGRRKEKYYKTSAGRNYINKILANQKNDVFPA
- the aroE gene encoding shikimate dehydrogenase (AroE; catalyzes the conversion of shikimate to 3-dehydroshikimate), translating into MAHFGLIGKSLKHSFSKTYFESKWARENIFGHEYTLYELENESALDDFLKREQNLHGLNVTIPYKTSIIKYIHELTETGMDIQAVNCLRKMDGAWIGHNTDADAFLLSLENFLPSEFPHKALVLGSGGASQAVRHALKIKGIGFQVVSSSGKGLSYEHLRLNWDPAWKLIINTSPLGMFPDVDACPDLPYDRFDESFYLMDLVYNPEKTLFLTLGAERACHIKNGLEMLHLQAELSWLFWNQ
- a CDS encoding VOC family protein, producing MTGQRKNPFTWVEIYVNDMSRAQQFYETILDMKMTELPMPEGMAEMQMLSFPWAEGEKNISGALVKMKDMKPGTGGTLVYFACDDCALEESRVEKAGGKVFQTKMAIGDYGFCSIISDSEGNTIGLHSMK